In a single window of the Lacerta agilis isolate rLacAgi1 chromosome 15, rLacAgi1.pri, whole genome shotgun sequence genome:
- the BCL9L gene encoding B-cell CLL/lymphoma 9-like protein isoform X3 — translation MHPDNKLTNHGKTGEVAPRSKRRCVLERKQPYSGDEWCSGPDSEEEEEKPLSSAHNCNAAESAMTAASQLGPGPNPLPALSESNASGTPHGATPGLRSDTRNSGGKQPLQFVYVFTTHLANTAAEAVLQGRADSILGYHQQHVPRAKLDQVPIPKIQATPEPLPINPSPASTPQSQPAVPPSSQAQGQPPTSAPPPPQPPAPPPLGLGQGPLPTAGPLPQEGAPEDARRDLTPNSVGNGSSSSTAPSGTHPNTPTAPNSLPAGPADGLMGEGANAGPPSAGNGPRNALNTEGLSKEQLEHRERSLQTLRDIERLLLRSSEAEPFLKGSPGAGEGGVLPPQAPPPQAPQAPPPGAAGMKKYEEPLQSMISQTQSLGGPSLEQEGPVPSGVDMGQQMNMMMQRLGQDSLTPEQVAWRKLQEEYYEEKRRKEEQVGMHGGRPLQDMMLPQPMGTMMLRGPPPPYHSKPGEQWLLRGVPMDMPEQMQLRPSFAGPRFPGNQMQRGFGGIPNLPLESLGPMGSVQRPPRPGMAWNEDMPMAGPGNFAPGNLPYLPGQGEPERFVTPRAREEMLRHHLEKRQGAMQRPLGMEMERMMQAHRQVEPAMFAGEGLGMEFGGSRAMLSPPLRDMEQALGPGNLNMNMNVNMNMNMNLNVQMTPQQQQMLMSQKMRGPEMMPSEEMARLRAPNGTAAMMGGPPKMMMGSPFPSQGQQQPPPPPPPQQQQQGFPGMQGPYPAVPQEMSNTTDMFGPEQGGMGSTTRLSHIPLPPTTSAPSTNMHQAPVRGLGRRPSDLALNMGQMNSPSVGRLKSPTLSQVHSPLGTSPSANLKSPQTPSAMVNLPAASATSAPLKSPQVLSSVLNVRSPTSSPGHLKSPSMAVSSPGWAPSPKNALSSPGIGQNKPALGMSNSAPLGSIEQGPMAPGPRSSSSAPPSNPSGPLNPNLPFPSSPDPPPSQNPLSLMMSQMSKYAMPSSTPLYHNAIKTIATSDDEMMPDRPMLPPGAMSGMGGNQPNQMHMNSVGPAPAQSPMGMNLPGQQPLSHEPSMSSPSPLGANIPMHSGAPPQNPMMLPPNAQNSLNQPCGPSGQLIFPPRLQQPPSNGGNMPMASGGGGVQQHYPPGLGLPPEELPPPQPGQIPPPQQQRMAGRMPPEPYPSVLPGVASVLNDPELSDVIRPTPTGIPEFDLSRIIPSEKPSSTLQYFPKGEGPGPKAQPPSNLHLMNLQNMMAEQAPARPGPPGMQRGMAMCHPGQVPPVLGRTGLGPQQAMMSNSMHQGMMLPQQQNLLAQQNFLLMQAKQRSMSVSGEMYAQPGHMISPQGSLMGPPPQQNLMVSHPMRQRSVSLDGQMSYGPGAGGMANLPF, via the exons ATCCGCTGCCAGCCTTGAGCGAGAGCAACGCATCCGGCACGCCCCATGGAGCAACCCCCGGCCTGAGGTCGGACACCAGGAACAGTGGCGGGAAGCAGCCGTTGCAGTTCGTTTATGTCTTCACGACGCACCTCGCTAACAC GGCGGCAGAAGCTGTACTTCAAGGCCGAGCGGACTCCATCCTGGGCTACCACCAGCAGCATGTGCCCCGGGCCAAGTTGGATCAG gTGCCCATCCCAAAGATACAAGCCACTCCCGAGCCGCTGCCCATCAACCCGTCTCCTGCAAGCACCCCGCAGTCCCAGCCCGCCGTGCCCCCGAGCAGCCAAGCCCAGGGCCAGCCTCCGACCTCCGCACCACCGCCACCCCAGCCTCCGGCACCCCCACCACTGGGTCTGGGCCAAGGACCGCTCCCTACGGCTGGCCCCCTCCCACAGGAGGGGGCTCCCGAGGATGCCCGCCGGGACCTGACCCCCAACTCTGTGGGgaacggcagcagcagcagcaccgcccCCAGCGGCACCCATCCCAACACGCCCACCGCCCCCAACTCCTTGCCTGCTGGGCCTGCAGATGGATTGATGGGTGAAGGGGCCAATGCCGGGCCCCCCTCGGCGGGGAACGGGCCCCGCAACGCCCTCAACACGGAGGGCCTCTCCAAGGAGCAGCTGGAGCACCGCGAGCGTTCTCTGCAGACCCTGCGGGACATCGAGCGCCTGCTCTTGCGCAGCAGTGAGGCAGAGCCCTTCCTCAAGGGGAGCCCCGGGGCTGGCGAGGGGGGCGTCCTGCCTCCCCAGGCCCCTCCACCGCAGGCCCCCCAGGCCCCTCCCCCTGGGGCCGCTGGCATGAAGAAATACGAGGAGCCCTTGCAGTCCATGATCTCGCAGACTCAGAGCCTGGGGGGCCCCAGCCTGGAGCAGGAGGGACCTGTTCCCTCCGGAGTGGACATGGGGCAGCAGATGAACATGATGATGCAGCGGCTGGGCCAGGACAGCCTGACGCCCGAGCAGGTGGCCTGGCGGAAGCTGCAGGAGGAGTACTACGAGGAAAAGCGGCGCAAGGAGGAGCAGGTGGGCATGCACGGCGGGCGGCCGCTGCAGGACATGATGCTGCCCCAGCCCATGGGCACCATGATGCTGCGGGGGCCTCCACCGCCCTACCACAGCAAGCCCGGCGAGCAGTGGCTGCTGCGGGGTGTGCCCATGGATATGCCCGAGCAGATGCAGCTGCGGCCGTCCTTCGCTGGGCCGCGATTCCCTGGGAACCAGATGCAGAGGGGCTTCGGGGGCATCCCGAACCTGCCCCTCGAGTCGCTGGGCCCCATGGGCAGCGTGCAGCGCCCCCCAAGGCCCGGCATGGCCTGGAACGAGGACATGCCCATGGCGGGGCCTGGCAACTTCGCCCCCGGGAACCTGCCCTACCTGCCGGGACAGGGCGAGCCGGAGCGCTTTGTGACGCCGCGGGCTCGCGAGGAGATGCTGCGGCACCACCTGGAGAAGCGTCAGGGGGCGATGCAGCGGCCCCTGGGCATGGAGATGGAGCGCATGATGCAGGCGCACCGGCAGGTGGAACCGGCCATGTTTGCCGGGGAGGGGCTGGGCATGGAATTTGGGGGCTCTCGGGCCATGCTGAGCCCGCCGCTGCGGGACATGGAGCAGGCGCTGGGCCCCGGCAACCTCAACATGAACATGAACGTCAACATGAACATGAACATGAACTTGAACGTGCAGATGacgcctcagcagcagcagatgctgaTGTCGCAGAAGATGCGCGGTCCCGAGATGATGCCCTCCGAGGAAATGGCTCGGCTGCGTGCCCCCAACGGCACTGCAGCCATGATGGGGGGCCCCCCGAAAATGATGATGGGCTCGCCGTTCCCCagtcaggggcagcagcagcctccaccaccaccacctccacagcagcagcaacaaggctTCCCAGGCATGCAGGGCCCGTACCCTGCTGTGCCACAGGAGATGAGCAACACCACAGACATGTTTGGCCCCGAGCAGGGGGGCATGGGCAGCACCACGCGGCTCAGCCacatccccctgccccccaccaccaGTGCCCCGTCCACAAACATGCACCAGGCACCCGTCAGAGGCCTGGGCCGCCGCCCTTCCGACCTGGCCCTCAACATGGGGCAGATGAACTCTCCCAGCGTGGGCCGCCTCAAGTCTCCAACGCTCAGCCAAGTTCATTCCCCGCTGGGCACCTCCCCTTCCGCCAACCTCAAGTCCCCGCAGACGCCCTCCGCCATGGTCAACCTGCCCGCCGCCAGTGCCACCAGCGCCCCACTCAAGTCCCCGCAGGTTCTCAGCTCTGTGCTCAACGTCCGATCCCCGACCAGCTCCCCTGGCCACCTCAAATCCCCGTCCATGGCCGTCTCTTCTCCAGGGTGGGCGCCGTCGCCCAAAAACGCCCTTTCCAGCCCTGGCATTGGGCAGAACAAGCCAGCCCTTGGAATGAGCAACTCTGCACCCCTGGGCAGCATCGAGCAAG GTCCGATGGCGCCTGGGCCTAGGAGCAGCTCCTCTGCCCCACCTAGCAACCCCTCTGGCCCCCTGAACCCCAACctgccttttccttcctctccagaTCCACCCCCGTCCCAGAACCCCTTGTCACTCATGATGTCCCAGATGTCCAAGTACGCCATGCCCAGCTCTACCCCTCTCTACCACAACGCCATCAAGACCATCGCCACCTCGGACGATGAAATGATGCCCGACCGGCCGATGCTTCCGCCAGGTGCCATGTCTG GCATGGGTGGGAACCAGCCCAACCAGATGCACATGAACTCCGTGGGGCCAGCTCCTGCTCAGAGCCCCATGGGGATGAACCTGCCGGGGCAGCAGCCACTCTCGCACGAGCCCTCAATGTCTTCGCCAAGCCCCCTGGGCGCCAACATTCCCATGCACAGCGGTGCGCCCCCCCAGAACCCAATGATGCTGCCCCCCAATGCCCAGAACTCCCTGAACCAGCCCTGCGGCCCTTCCGGACAGCTGATCTTCCCCCCACGGCTCCAGCAGCCCCCTTCGAATGGGGGAAATATGCCCATGGCTTCCGGGGGCGGCGGTGTCCAGCAACACTATCCGCCAGGCTTGGGACTGCCCCCGGAGGAGCTGCCCCCACCACAGCCAGGGCAAATTCCGCCGCCGCAgcagcaacgcatggccgggaGGATGCCACCGGAGCCCTACCCATCGGTGCTTCCTGGTGTGGCTTCGGTCCTCAACGACCCGGAGCTGAGCGACGTGATCCGCCCCACGCCCACCGGCATCCCCGAATTCGACTTGTCGCGCATCATCCCGTCCGAGAAGCCCAGCAGCACGCTGCAGTACTTCCCCAAGGGTGAGGGGCCGGGGCCCAAGGCACAGCCGCCCTCCAACCTGCACCTCATGAACTTGCAGAACATGATGGCAGAGCAGGccccggcccggcccggcccTCCGGGCATGCAGCGTGGGATGGCCATGTGCCACCCGGGACAGGTGCCCCCCGTGCTGGGCAGGACAGGCCTGGGGCCCCAGCAAGCCATGATGAGCAACAGCATGCACCAGGGCATGATGTTGCCCCAGCAGCAGAACCTCCTCGCCCAGCAGAACTTCCTGCTCATGCAGGCCAAGCAGCGCAGCATGTCCGTCTCGGGGGAGATGTATGCGCAGCCGGGTCACATGATCTCTCCGCAAGGCTCGCTCATgggccccccaccccagcagaaCCTCATGGTCTCACACCCCATGCGGCAGCGCAGCGTCTCCCTGGACGGTCAGATGAGCTATGGCCCAGGAGCGGGCGGCATGGCCAACCTGCCCTTCTGA